In Phalacrocorax aristotelis chromosome 6, bGulAri2.1, whole genome shotgun sequence, one DNA window encodes the following:
- the CYB561D2 gene encoding transmembrane reductase CYB561D2 isoform X2: MALAFSFLMTEALLIFSPETSLLRSFSRKVKVCVHWVLQLLAFLCALLGLGIITYNKHLNGKAHFVTWHGLMGLLTVLYTSGQCAGGLLLLYPKLMKNWTLAKLKLYHATSGLVGYLLGCASLMLGMCSLWFTTSVTSIFWYLAMLCPLLTSLVIMNQVSNAYLYRKRSQH, translated from the exons ATGGCCCTCGCG TTCTCGTTCCTGATGACAGAAGCCCTGCTGATCTTCTCCCCGGAGACCTCGCTGCTCCGCTCCTTCTCCCGCAAAGTCAAAGTGTGTGTACACTGGGTCCTCCAGCTGCTCGCCTTCCTCTGTGCCCTCCTGGGGCTGGGCATCATCACCTACAACAAGCACCTGAACGGCAAGGCCCACTTTGTGACCTGGCATGGCCTGATGGGGCTGCTGACCGTGCTGTACACCAGCGGGCAGTGTGCAGGGGGGCTACTCTTGCTCTACCCCAAGCTGATGAAGAACTGGACGCTGGCCAAGCTCAAGCTGTACCATGCAACCTCGGGGCTGGTGGGCTACCTGCTGGGCTGTGCCAGCCTGATGCTGGGCATGTGCTCTCTGTGGTTCACCACCTCGGTGACCAGCATCTTCTGGTACCTCGCCATGCTGTGTCCCCTTCTCACCAGCCTGGTTATCATGAACCAGGTGAGCAATGCTTATCTGTACCGCAAACGGAGCCAGCACTGA
- the NPRL2 gene encoding GATOR1 complex protein NPRL2: MGGRIECVFFSEFHPTLGPKITYQVPEDFISRELFDTIQVYVITKPELQNKLITVTAMEKKLIGCPVCIEHKKYSRNALLFNLGFVCDARAKACALEPIVKKLAGYLTTLELESGFISNEESKQKLVPIMTILLEELNAKGKCTLPIDESNTIHLKVIEQRPDPPIVQEYDVPVFTQDKDDFFNSQWDLTTQQILPYIDGFRHVQKISAEADVELNLVRIAVQNLLYYGVVTLVSILQYSNVYCTTPNVQDLVDDKCLQEECLSYVTKQGHKRASLRDVFQLYCGLSPGTTVRDLISRYTLQLQRVDERRLIQFGLMKGLIRRLQKYPVKVARDERNHPARLYTGCHSYDEICCKTGMSYKELDERLENDPNIIVCWK, translated from the exons ATGGGCGGCAGGATCGAGTGCGTCTTCTTCAGCGAGTTCCATCCCACGCTGGGGCCCAAGATCACCTACCAG GTCCCGGAGGACTTCATCTCTCGGGAGCTCTTTGACACCATCCAGGTGTATGTCATCACGAAGCCCGAACTGCAGAACAAGCTGATCACCGT GACAGCCATGGAGAAGAAGCTGATCGGCTGCCCCGTGTGTATTGAGCACAAGAAGTACAGCCGAAATGCTCTGCTCTTCAACCTGGGCTTTGTGTGTGATGCCAGAGCTAAGGCCTGTGCTCTGGAGCCCATAGTGAAGAAGCTGGCTGGCTATCTCACCACCCTCGAG CTGGAAAGCGGCTTCATCTCCAATGAGGAGAGTAAACAGAAGCTGGTTCCCATCATGACCATCCTGCTGGAGGAGCTGAACGCGAAAGGAAAGTGCACCCTGCCCATAG ATGAGTCAAACACCATCCACCTGAAGGTGATTGAGCAGCGCCCAGACCCCCCCATTGTGCAGGAGTACGATGTCCCCGTCTTCACCCAAGACAAGGATGACTTCTTCAACTCCCAGTGGGATCTCACCACGCAGCAG ATCCTGCCCTACATCGATGGCTTTCGGCATGTCCAGAAGATTTCCGCAGAAGCTGACGTGGAGCTGAACTTGGTGCGCATTGCTGTGCAAAACCTGCT GTACTACGGGGTCGTCACGCTTGTCTCCATACTCCAG TACTCTAACGTCTACTGCACCACACCAAATGTCCAGGACCTGGTGGATGACAAGTGTCTCCAGGAAGAGTGTCTGTCCTACGTCACCAAACAAG GGCACAAGCGAGCCAGCCTCAGGGACGTCTTCCAGCTGTACTGCGGCCTGAGCCCTGGCACGACAGTGCGAGACCTCATCTCCCGCTACACCCTGCAGCTCCAGAGGGTGGACGAGAG GAGGCTCATCCAGTTTGGCTTGATGAAGGGCCTTATCCGACGGCTCCAGAAATACCCTGTCAAGGTTGCACGAGATGAGCGGAATCACCCAGCCCGGCTGTACACAGGCTGCCACAGCTATGATGAGATCTGCTGCAAGACCG GCATGAGTTACAAGGAGCTGGATGAGCGCCTGGAGAACGACCCCAACATCATCGTGTGCTGGAAGTGA
- the CYB561D2 gene encoding transmembrane reductase CYB561D2 isoform X1 yields the protein MALTAETESRLYRSLRAAAGAAAHLVALGFTTAVAVLARPGSSLFSWHPLLMALAFSFLMTEALLIFSPETSLLRSFSRKVKVCVHWVLQLLAFLCALLGLGIITYNKHLNGKAHFVTWHGLMGLLTVLYTSGQCAGGLLLLYPKLMKNWTLAKLKLYHATSGLVGYLLGCASLMLGMCSLWFTTSVTSIFWYLAMLCPLLTSLVIMNQVSNAYLYRKRSQH from the exons ATGGCCCTGACGGCCGAGACAGAGTCCAGGCTCTACCGGTcgctccgcgccgccgccggcgccgccgcccACCTCGTAGCGCTGGGTTTCACCACTGCTGTGGCCGTGCTGGCGCGGCCCGGATCCA GCCTCTTCTCCTGGCACCCTCTGCTCATGGCCCTCGCG TTCTCGTTCCTGATGACAGAAGCCCTGCTGATCTTCTCCCCGGAGACCTCGCTGCTCCGCTCCTTCTCCCGCAAAGTCAAAGTGTGTGTACACTGGGTCCTCCAGCTGCTCGCCTTCCTCTGTGCCCTCCTGGGGCTGGGCATCATCACCTACAACAAGCACCTGAACGGCAAGGCCCACTTTGTGACCTGGCATGGCCTGATGGGGCTGCTGACCGTGCTGTACACCAGCGGGCAGTGTGCAGGGGGGCTACTCTTGCTCTACCCCAAGCTGATGAAGAACTGGACGCTGGCCAAGCTCAAGCTGTACCATGCAACCTCGGGGCTGGTGGGCTACCTGCTGGGCTGTGCCAGCCTGATGCTGGGCATGTGCTCTCTGTGGTTCACCACCTCGGTGACCAGCATCTTCTGGTACCTCGCCATGCTGTGTCCCCTTCTCACCAGCCTGGTTATCATGAACCAGGTGAGCAATGCTTATCTGTACCGCAAACGGAGCCAGCACTGA